The sequence GGAGCAGGAAGCCGCGCAGGAGCAGGAAGCCCAGCAGGAGCAGGAAGCCGCGCAGGAGGCCCAGGAGTGATCACCGCCCCCGCCCTCGCCGCGGCCACCGGCCACCACCCCGGCTTCCTCTCCCCGACCGGGGTCGAGATCGCCTTCGTCCTCGTCGGCATCGCCACCCTCGGCGCGGCCCTGGTGACCGTCACGACCAGGCAGCTGGTGCACGCCGCCCTCTGGCTGATCGTGGCGCTCGGCGGCCTCGCCGTCGAATACCTCCTGCTCACCGCCGAGTTCATCGCCTGGGTGCAGGTACTGATCTACGTGGGTTCCGTCGTCGTCCTCCTCCTGTTCGGCCTGATGCTCACCCGGGCCCCCATCGGCCGCTCCCCGGACGCCGATTCGGAGAACCGCCGGGCCGCCCTCGCGGTGGCCGTCGCCGCCGCCGGCACCCTCGTCTGGGTCGTCGTGGACGCCTTCCGCACCACCTGGATCGAGCTGGACGGGCCCGCCCAGGGCTCCACCGAGGCCACCGGCTCCTTCCTCTTCCGGAACTGGGTGCTCCCCTTCGAAGCACTCTCCGTCCTGCTGCTCGCCGCCCTGGTCGGCGCGATCGTCCTGTCCCGCAAGGGCCGCGCGAGCACCAACCCGGCCGGCCCGCACCGAGAGGACAAGAGCTGATGCACCTCGCCTATCCCGCCGTGCTCGCCGCCCTCCTCTTCTGCACCGGGCTGTACGGAGTCCTCGCCCGCCGCAACGCGATCCTCGTCCTGATGTCCGTCGAGCTGATGCTCAACGCCGTCAACCTCAACCTGGTCGCCTTCGACGTCTGGCTCCGCGACACCCTGCACTCCGGCCAGGCCCTCACCCTCTTCACCATCGCCATCGCGGCGGCGGAGATCGGCATCGGCCTGGCGATCGTCCTCGCCGTGTACCGCAACCGCGGCACCTCCGACATCGACCGCCTCCGCGACACCGCCGAGACCGACGAGGCCGAAACGGTCCCGGCCGGCGACGACGAGGGCGACGACCCCACGGGCACCGCCCCCGAAGACCAGGCCACTGCTGCGGCAGGGAAGGCAAAGAAGGCAGAGGCCACCGCGTGACCACCACGACCCTCGCCGTCCTCGTCCCCCTCCTCCCGTTCCTCGGAGCCGCGGCCGGCCTCCTCACCGGCCGCACCGCCCCCGGCTACGTCCGGCCGCTCGCCGTCCTGCCCTCCCTCGCCTCCCTCGTCCTCGCGGCCGTCGTCGCGGCACGCCAGGGCGGCGGCCGGGCCATCGACGCCGCGACCCAGCTCACCCCCACCGGCTCCGTCCCGATCGACCTCGCGCTGCACCTCGACGGCTTCGCCGTCCTCGTCGCCGTGCTGGTCGCCCTCGTCGCGAGCTGCGTGCAGATCTACTCGACCGCCTACCTGCGCGACGACCCCCGCTACCCCTCGTACGCGGCCCTCGTCTCCCTCTTCACCTCCGCGATGCTGCTCGTCGTCTACTCCGGCGACCTGATGGTGCTCCTGGTCGGCTGGGAGATCATGGGCATCTGCTCCTACTTCCTGGTCGGCCACTACTGGGAGACGCCCGAGGCCCGCGCCGCCTCCCTCAAGGCGTTCCTGGTCACCAAGCTCGGCGACGTCCCCTTCCTCATCGGCCTGTTCGCCCTCGCCGCCGACACCGGCACCTTCCGCATCACCGGCATCCTGGGCGCCGTCGCCCACGACGGCCTCGATCACCCCACCCTCATCGCGCTCCTCCTGCTCGCCGGGGTCGCCGGCAAGTCCGCGCAGTTCCCCCTGCACACCTGGCTGCCCGACGCCATGGCCGGCCCCACCCCCGTCTCCGCCCTGATCCACGCGGCGACGATGGTCGCCGCCGGCATCTACTTCGTGGCCCGGCTCCTCCCCGTCTTCGCGGCATCCGGCGCCGCCCTCGTCGTCCTCGCCGTGATGGCGGCCGTCACGATGATCGGCTCCGGGCTCGCCGCGCTCGCCCAGGACGACATCAAGCGCGTCCTCGCCTACTCGACCATCGGCCAGCTCGGCTACATGTCCGGCGCCCTGGCCGTCGGCGACCGCGGGGCCGCCGTCTTCCACCTCGTCTCGCACGGTGCGTTCAAAGCCGTCCTCTTCCTCGCGGCGGGCGTCGTCATCCACGCCGCCGGCACCAACTCACTGGCCGCCATGTCCCGGATGAGCGGCCTGGCCCGCCGCATCCCCGACGCCTACTGGACGATGACCGTCGCCCTGCTCGCCCTGGCCGCCATCCCCCCGTTCGCCGGCTTCTTCTCCAAGGAAGCCGTCCTCGTCGCCGCCGAGCACACCGCCCTCGGCGACCGGCACGTCGCCCCGGCCGCCGCCGGCTGGACGGTCCTCGTCGCCGGGCTCCTGGCCGCCGTGCTCACCGCCGCCTACGCCACCCGGCTCTGGCTCCTGGCCTTCCGGGGCCGGGGCGCCGAGGCCCCCGACCACGGCAGGCAGCCCGTCGCCATGACCGCCGTCCTGTGGGTGCTGGCCATCCCCACCATCGGGCTCGGGCTGACCGTCGGCGTGATCGGCGACTGGTTCGACGGCCACCGCCTCACCCCGTCCCTGACCACCGCCGTGCTCTCCACCGGCGTCGGCCTCGTCGGCGGCATCGTCACCTACGGGGCCTGGCGCCACACCACGGCACTCGCCGCCCGCGTCCCCATGGGCTCGGTCGTCGCCCACCCCGACGCGGAACCCGCCCTGGTCGAGATCGAGGCCATCGAGGCCCGTACCGCCGCCTACGGCACGGCCGGTGACGCCCCCGACCCCGCCGACCCCGGCCGCCTGCTGCTCGGCCCCCTCCACCGCCACGCGGCCACCGGCTTCCACCTGGACGCCCTGTACGCGGCGCTGTTCGTCCGGCCCGTCCAGGCGGCGGCACGCCTCGTCCGCTTCCTGGACCGCGAGGTCGTCGACACCTACGTACGCGGCTCCGCCCTCGGCGCACGCCGGCTCGGCACCGCCGTCCGCCGCGCACAGACCGGCAACGTGCAGACCTACGTCAGCGCACTGCTCGCCGGTTCCCTGGTCCTGGCGGTCGCCGCCGTCGTCTTCGCCAACGTCAACGCGGGGTCCTGAGCCGTGATCGATATCAGCGCGTCCGTGATGCAGTTCCTTCTGGCGTTCGTCGTCGTCGCCCCGCTCATCGGCGCCGTCGCGGCCCTGCTCCCGGCCCCGCCCGGACTGAAGGGCCGCGGCCCCGACCAGGCCGTGCTCCGCCACGGTGTGACCGTCACCGGGGTCATCCTCCTGGCGACGCTCGTGCTGGCCGCCGGCTTCGACCACGACCACCCGTCGAAGATGCAGGCCACCACCGACATCAGCTGGATCCCGGCGCTGGATGTGCGCATCCACCTCGGCATCGACGGCATTTCGCTCCCCCTGCTCGTACTGACCGCGCTGCTGACCTTCCTCTGCGCGCTCTACAGCTACTTCAAGATGCCCTCCGGCCCCTCCCCGAAGGCCTTCGTCGCGCTGATCCTCGTCCTGGAGTCCGGCACCCTCGCCACCTTCGCCGTCCTCGACCTGATCCTGTTCTTCCTGGCGTTCGAGATGGTGCTCATCCCGATGTACTTCCTCATCGCCCGCTGGGGCGGTGCGCAGAGGCAGGCGGCCGCCTGGAAGTTCATCCTCTACACACTGCTCGGCTCGGTCGTCATGCTGCTGGGCCTGCTCCTCATCGGACTGAAGAGCGGCACCTTCGACATGGTGGCACTCGCCACTGACAACGGCCGGGGTCTCACCTCGTCCGTGCAGGTCATCGCGGTTCTCGCGATCGGTGTCGGTCTCGCGGTGAAGACCCCGATGTGGCCGCTGCACAGCTGGCTGCCCGACGCCCACACCGCCGCCCCGACGGTCGGCTCCGTCCTCCTCGCGGGCGTCCTGCTGAAGATGGGCACGTACGGGTTCGTCCGGATCCTGCTCCCGGTCGCCCCCGACGGCATGCACACCTTCGCCCCGTACCTCGCCGCCTTCGCCGTCGCCGGCATCATCTACGGGTCGCTCGCCTGCCTGGCGCTGGCCCGCCCCGGCGCCAAGGGCGACCTGAAGCGGCTCATCGCCTACTCCTCCGTCGGCCACATGGGCTTCGTCCTCCTCGGCATCGCGAGCATGACCCCCACCGGGGTCAACGGCGCGCTCTTCGCCAACATCGCCCACGGACTCATCACCGGCCTGCTGTTCTTCCTGGTCGGCGCGGTCAAGGACCGGTACGGCACCGCCGACCTCGACACCCTCGCCGGGGCCACGGGCGCCGCGCTCTACGGCCGCGCGCCCCGCCTCGGCGGCCTCCTCGCGTTCGCCGCGATCGCCTCGCTCGGCCTGCCCGGACTCGCCGGCTTCTGGGGCGAGATGCTCGCCCTGTTCGGCGCGTTCGACCCCGCCGAAGGGCTCAGCAGGCCCGCCTTCCTGACGTTCATGTCGATCGCCGCGTTCGGCACCCTGCTCACCGCCGCGTACCTCCTGATCGTGGTCCGCCGCGTCTGCATGGGCGCCACGCGCGAGGAACCGCAGCCGATCGCCGACGTGCAGAGCTACGAATTCGCCGCCTGGACCCCCCTCGCGGCCCTCACCGTCCTCGCCGGCCTCTGGCCCGCCGTCCTCCTCGGCCTCACCGACCCGGCCGTGCAGAAGCTCCTCGCAGGAGGCAAGTCGTGATCACGGCATCCGAAAACGCCTCCGGCGTGGCAAGCCTCGTCCAGTCCGTCGACTGGCTCGCCCTCGCGCCCCCCGTCGCCGTCGCGGCCGTCGCCGTCGTCATCCTGGTCGCCGACCTCTTCGTCCCCGAGGCCCGCAAACCGCTCCTCGGCCACGGAGCCGTCGCCGGTCTCGTCGCCGGGCTCGCCCTGATCATCCCGCTCCACGAAGGCGACCGCTCCACCTTCTGCCTCACCACCGGCAGCCACGCGTGCAGCTACACCGCCGACCACTTCACCCTGGTCATCCAGGCCCTCGTCCTCGGCGGCGCCCTGCTCACCGCACTGCTCTCCATCGGCGACACCCGCAAGCTCCCGGCCGGCGAATACTGGTTCCTGCTGCTGTCGTCCGCCGCGGGCGCCGCGCTCCTGCCCGCCGCCCGTGACCTGGCCACCCTCGTCATCGCCCTCGAAGTCGCCTCGCTGCCCGCGTTCGCCCTCGTCGGCATCAAGCGCGGCGACCGGCGCTCCTCCGAGGCCGCGCTGAAGTTCTTCCTGTCCTCCGTGACCGCGACCGCCGTGATGCTCCTCGGCGTCAGCTTCGTCTACGCGGCCACCGGCACCCTCCACCTCACCGACCTCGCCGGCGCGCTCGACGACGTACCCGGCCGGCTCTCCACGCTCGCCGGGGCGGGCGTCGCCCTGACCCTGGTCGGCTTCGCCTTCAAGACGGCCGCCGCGCCCTTCCACTTCTGGGTCCCCGACACCTACGTCGGCGCCCCCCTCCCGATCGCCGCCTACCTCTCGGTCGTCGGCAAGGCGGTCGGCTTCACCGGCCTCATCCTCGTCACCGTCATCGCCTTCCCGGCGTACGCGGACGTCTGGGGCCCCGCCCTCGCCGTACTCGCCGCGCTCACCATGACCGTCGGCAACGTCGCCGCGCTGCGCCAGAGCGCCACCCGCGCCCGCAGCGCCGTACGCCTGCTCGCCTGGTCCTCCGTCGCCCAGGCCGGCTACCTCCTGGTGCCGATCGCCGCCGCCGCGTACGCCGGGGACCGCCGGATCGGGTCCACCGTCGCATACGCCCTGATGTACGCCGTCGTGAACCTCGGCGCGTTCGCGGTCGCCGCCCTCGTCGCCCGTACCCACCCCGGCAACCGCCTCGCCGACTACCGCGCGCTGTACGCGACCCGGCCGCTCGCCGCCCTCGCGCTGGCCTTCTTCCTGCTCTGCCTGGCCGGGCTGCCGCCGGGCATCATCGGCCTCTTCGCCAAGGTCACGGTCTTCTCCGCGGCCGTCGACGCCGGACTGGGCTGGCTCGCCGTCGTCATGGCCGTCAACGTGGTCATCGCGCTCTACTACTACCTCCAGTGGACCGCCGCCCTGTTCCGCGCACCCGAGGCGGACAGCACGCACCAGCCGGCGCCCGCTGCCCGGCACCGCACCCCGGCAACCCTCACCGCCGCGATCGTCCTCACCGCCGTCGCCGGCATCGTCCTGTCGGGCGCCCCGCAGACCGTGCTCAGATTCGCCGCCGTCAATCTGTTCTGACGGCCGTCACCCGGCCCCAAGATCAAGATCGGTTTGCCCTCGGCACCCCCCACAGGGCAGGGTCATGCCCGCGCGTGGGCGCGTACCACCTTTCACATCACCACAGAGGAGCCACAGCAGTGCTGAGCGGGTTCAAGGAATTCATCCTGCGCGGGAACGTCATCTCCATGGCGGTCGGTCTCGCCGTCGGAGCCGCCTTCACCGCGGTCGTCACCGGGTTCAGCAACGCCTTCATCGTCCCGCTGATCGGCGTCATCACGCGCGGAACCGGCGACTTCAGCAAGGCCGAGTTCGAGCTCGACGGCGTGAACTTCCCGTACGGCCTCTTCATCAGCGCCGCCATCGCCTTCCTCATCACCGCCTCGGTCCTCTACTTCTGCGTCGTCGTGCCCATGTCCAAGGTGCAGGACCGGTTCACCGCCAAGAAGGACCAGGAAGCGATCGACATCAAGGCCGCCCTGCGCGACTGCCCCCGCTGCTAC comes from Streptomyces sp. Mut1 and encodes:
- a CDS encoding NADH-quinone oxidoreductase subunit N — encoded protein: MITASENASGVASLVQSVDWLALAPPVAVAAVAVVILVADLFVPEARKPLLGHGAVAGLVAGLALIIPLHEGDRSTFCLTTGSHACSYTADHFTLVIQALVLGGALLTALLSIGDTRKLPAGEYWFLLLSSAAGAALLPAARDLATLVIALEVASLPAFALVGIKRGDRRSSEAALKFFLSSVTATAVMLLGVSFVYAATGTLHLTDLAGALDDVPGRLSTLAGAGVALTLVGFAFKTAAAPFHFWVPDTYVGAPLPIAAYLSVVGKAVGFTGLILVTVIAFPAYADVWGPALAVLAALTMTVGNVAALRQSATRARSAVRLLAWSSVAQAGYLLVPIAAAAYAGDRRIGSTVAYALMYAVVNLGAFAVAALVARTHPGNRLADYRALYATRPLAALALAFFLLCLAGLPPGIIGLFAKVTVFSAAVDAGLGWLAVVMAVNVVIALYYYLQWTAALFRAPEADSTHQPAPAARHRTPATLTAAIVLTAVAGIVLSGAPQTVLRFAAVNLF
- a CDS encoding NADH-quinone oxidoreductase subunit 5 family protein, whose protein sequence is MTTTTLAVLVPLLPFLGAAAGLLTGRTAPGYVRPLAVLPSLASLVLAAVVAARQGGGRAIDAATQLTPTGSVPIDLALHLDGFAVLVAVLVALVASCVQIYSTAYLRDDPRYPSYAALVSLFTSAMLLVVYSGDLMVLLVGWEIMGICSYFLVGHYWETPEARAASLKAFLVTKLGDVPFLIGLFALAADTGTFRITGILGAVAHDGLDHPTLIALLLLAGVAGKSAQFPLHTWLPDAMAGPTPVSALIHAATMVAAGIYFVARLLPVFAASGAALVVLAVMAAVTMIGSGLAALAQDDIKRVLAYSTIGQLGYMSGALAVGDRGAAVFHLVSHGAFKAVLFLAAGVVIHAAGTNSLAAMSRMSGLARRIPDAYWTMTVALLALAAIPPFAGFFSKEAVLVAAEHTALGDRHVAPAAAGWTVLVAGLLAAVLTAAYATRLWLLAFRGRGAEAPDHGRQPVAMTAVLWVLAIPTIGLGLTVGVIGDWFDGHRLTPSLTTAVLSTGVGLVGGIVTYGAWRHTTALAARVPMGSVVAHPDAEPALVEIEAIEARTAAYGTAGDAPDPADPGRLLLGPLHRHAATGFHLDALYAALFVRPVQAAARLVRFLDREVVDTYVRGSALGARRLGTAVRRAQTGNVQTYVSALLAGSLVLAVAAVVFANVNAGS
- a CDS encoding NADH-quinone oxidoreductase subunit J family protein; the encoded protein is MITAPALAAATGHHPGFLSPTGVEIAFVLVGIATLGAALVTVTTRQLVHAALWLIVALGGLAVEYLLLTAEFIAWVQVLIYVGSVVVLLLFGLMLTRAPIGRSPDADSENRRAALAVAVAAAGTLVWVVVDAFRTTWIELDGPAQGSTEATGSFLFRNWVLPFEALSVLLLAALVGAIVLSRKGRASTNPAGPHREDKS
- the nuoK gene encoding NADH-quinone oxidoreductase subunit NuoK, whose amino-acid sequence is MHLAYPAVLAALLFCTGLYGVLARRNAILVLMSVELMLNAVNLNLVAFDVWLRDTLHSGQALTLFTIAIAAAEIGIGLAIVLAVYRNRGTSDIDRLRDTAETDEAETVPAGDDEGDDPTGTAPEDQATAAAGKAKKAEATA
- a CDS encoding complex I subunit 4 family protein, which produces MQFLLAFVVVAPLIGAVAALLPAPPGLKGRGPDQAVLRHGVTVTGVILLATLVLAAGFDHDHPSKMQATTDISWIPALDVRIHLGIDGISLPLLVLTALLTFLCALYSYFKMPSGPSPKAFVALILVLESGTLATFAVLDLILFFLAFEMVLIPMYFLIARWGGAQRQAAAWKFILYTLLGSVVMLLGLLLIGLKSGTFDMVALATDNGRGLTSSVQVIAVLAIGVGLAVKTPMWPLHSWLPDAHTAAPTVGSVLLAGVLLKMGTYGFVRILLPVAPDGMHTFAPYLAAFAVAGIIYGSLACLALARPGAKGDLKRLIAYSSVGHMGFVLLGIASMTPTGVNGALFANIAHGLITGLLFFLVGAVKDRYGTADLDTLAGATGAALYGRAPRLGGLLAFAAIASLGLPGLAGFWGEMLALFGAFDPAEGLSRPAFLTFMSIAAFGTLLTAAYLLIVVRRVCMGATREEPQPIADVQSYEFAAWTPLAALTVLAGLWPAVLLGLTDPAVQKLLAGGKS
- the mscL gene encoding large conductance mechanosensitive channel protein MscL; this translates as MLSGFKEFILRGNVISMAVGLAVGAAFTAVVTGFSNAFIVPLIGVITRGTGDFSKAEFELDGVNFPYGLFISAAIAFLITASVLYFCVVVPMSKVQDRFTAKKDQEAIDIKAALRDCPRCYTEIPAIASRCPHCTSEVEPDPEAVELAKLPAQR